One window of Alkaliphilus metalliredigens QYMF genomic DNA carries:
- a CDS encoding FMN-binding protein codes for MMKKKQILTLLLIMVLVMVLTIGCQPAEEPAPTPDPDPVPDQEEPTEDPEDDEAQEPMTYEDGTYTHEEPDADDRGWTARIEITVDNGEITEVMYDEFDEEGMPKTEDDDYNERWEAQAGISAPEAFPALQDELIQAQSVEGIDVISGATQATERFKEVAAEALEGGVQE; via the coding sequence ATGATGAAAAAGAAACAAATACTTACTTTATTGCTCATCATGGTATTGGTAATGGTCTTAACCATAGGATGTCAACCTGCAGAGGAACCTGCTCCGACTCCGGATCCGGATCCAGTGCCTGATCAAGAAGAACCAACAGAAGACCCTGAGGATGATGAAGCCCAAGAACCTATGACCTATGAAGATGGGACTTATACCCATGAAGAACCAGATGCAGACGATCGAGGATGGACAGCTAGAATTGAAATCACAGTAGATAATGGTGAAATCACAGAGGTAATGTATGATGAGTTCGACGAAGAGGGTATGCCTAAGACAGAAGATGATGATTATAATGAAAGATGGGAAGCACAGGCAGGAATCAGTGCCCCAGAAGCATTTCCAGCTTTACAAGATGAATTAATTCAAGCACAAAGCGTGGAAGGGATAGATGTGATTTCAGGTGCCACTCAAGCGACAGAGAGGTTTAAAGAAGTGGCAGCAGAAGCCTTAGAGGGGGGCGTACAGGAATAA
- a CDS encoding ribonucleoside triphosphate reductase, producing the protein MGVMKVQKRNGEIVDFDAIKIKEAIFSAAKSVGGKDEMTASRLSKLAVDIVSETYAANIPSVEDIQDIVEKVLIEEGHAKTAKSYILYRKKQKDIREVKNLFMDAEVMVEEYVNLEDWRVNENANMGFSLQGLNNHIVESITKKYWLNKIYTKELRDAHIQGDLHIHDLGLLAPYCCGWDLEAFLKDGFKGAKGKVESKPPKHFESALGQLVNLLYTLQGEAAGAQAVSSIDTYLAPFIYYDKMSYEQVKKAIQRFVFNLNVPTRVGFQTPFTNVTLDITPHELLKKQRVIIGGENMDKNYGEFQKEMDLFNMAFCEVMMEGDGAGRAFSFPIPTVNITKDFPWDTEVVNAIMEMTRKFGTPYFANFINSDMAPEDIRSMCCRLRLDNRELRKRGGGLFGANPLTGSINVVTLNMARIGYTSKNMEEFKSKVRELMQNAKQICEDKRVILEQYMDVGLYPYSRYYLRDVKSATGEYFKNHFSTIGLNGMNEACLNLLGVDITTEEGNEFAVEIMEFMNRVIQIFQEETGSLWNLEASPAEGAAYRFARLDKKIYPRIITQGTEEPYYTNSTQLPVNHTKDIFEAVELQEKLQSLYTGGTVLHGFIGEEIESVETCKMLLKRVMENSEIPYITITPTFSICQEHGYLSGEHFECPHCGKESEVWTRVVGFHRPVQAWNPGKKEEYKDREEFCAEASLEKTEKLALLEFDAG; encoded by the coding sequence ATGGGAGTAATGAAGGTACAGAAGAGAAATGGTGAAATTGTCGACTTTGATGCCATTAAAATCAAAGAAGCCATTTTCTCAGCGGCTAAATCAGTAGGCGGAAAAGATGAAATGACGGCAAGTCGTTTATCTAAGTTAGCTGTTGACATTGTAAGCGAAACATATGCTGCAAACATACCATCGGTAGAAGACATACAAGATATTGTAGAAAAGGTTTTGATTGAAGAAGGACATGCAAAGACTGCCAAGTCTTATATTCTATATAGAAAAAAGCAAAAAGACATTAGAGAAGTGAAAAACCTCTTTATGGATGCAGAAGTTATGGTTGAAGAATACGTCAATCTAGAGGATTGGCGAGTAAATGAAAATGCCAACATGGGTTTCTCACTCCAAGGGTTGAACAATCATATCGTTGAGAGTATTACTAAAAAATATTGGCTAAACAAGATATATACAAAGGAATTAAGGGATGCCCACATTCAGGGTGATTTACATATACATGATTTAGGTCTATTGGCTCCCTATTGTTGTGGATGGGATTTAGAAGCATTTTTAAAGGATGGATTCAAAGGGGCAAAGGGAAAAGTAGAGTCAAAGCCACCAAAGCATTTTGAATCTGCCCTAGGACAATTAGTCAATTTACTTTACACCCTACAGGGGGAGGCCGCTGGGGCCCAGGCAGTATCGAGTATTGATACATATCTAGCACCTTTTATCTATTATGATAAAATGAGCTATGAACAAGTGAAAAAGGCAATTCAACGTTTTGTATTTAACTTAAATGTCCCAACCCGAGTCGGATTCCAAACACCATTTACCAATGTTACATTAGACATTACTCCCCATGAACTATTGAAAAAGCAACGTGTCATTATTGGTGGAGAGAATATGGATAAAAACTATGGAGAATTCCAAAAAGAGATGGATCTATTTAACATGGCCTTCTGTGAAGTGATGATGGAGGGAGATGGAGCAGGGAGAGCCTTTAGCTTCCCAATTCCTACCGTAAATATTACAAAGGACTTCCCATGGGACACCGAGGTGGTCAATGCCATTATGGAGATGACCAGAAAGTTTGGAACCCCATATTTTGCTAACTTCATTAATTCTGATATGGCACCAGAGGATATTCGAAGCATGTGCTGTCGACTACGGTTAGACAATCGTGAATTAAGGAAGCGTGGTGGCGGACTCTTTGGGGCCAATCCACTAACAGGTTCCATTAATGTTGTCACATTAAATATGGCAAGAATCGGATATACTTCAAAAAACATGGAAGAGTTTAAATCTAAAGTACGTGAATTGATGCAAAATGCAAAGCAAATTTGTGAGGACAAAAGAGTCATCCTAGAGCAGTATATGGATGTAGGCCTTTATCCTTACTCTAGATATTACCTACGGGATGTAAAGAGCGCCACTGGAGAGTACTTTAAAAACCATTTCTCCACCATTGGACTCAATGGTATGAATGAAGCATGCTTAAACCTATTAGGGGTCGATATTACCACTGAGGAGGGCAATGAATTTGCCGTTGAGATCATGGAATTTATGAATCGCGTCATTCAAATTTTCCAAGAAGAAACAGGAAGTCTGTGGAACTTAGAGGCTTCACCAGCAGAAGGGGCAGCTTATCGATTTGCTCGATTAGATAAAAAGATTTATCCTAGAATTATTACACAAGGAACTGAAGAACCATATTATACAAACTCCACACAGCTACCAGTAAACCATACAAAGGATATCTTTGAGGCAGTGGAGCTACAGGAGAAACTACAAAGTCTATATACAGGTGGGACAGTATTACATGGATTCATAGGAGAAGAGATTGAGAGCGTTGAGACATGCAAAATGCTACTGAAGCGTGTCATGGAAAATAGTGAAATTCCTTACATTACCATTACGCCGACGTTTTCAATTTGCCAAGAGCATGGATATCTATCAGGTGAGCATTTTGAATGCCCACATTGTGGAAAAGAATCAGAGGTTTGGACTCGTGTCGTAGGATTCCATCGTCCTGTTCAAGCTTGGAACCCTGGAAAGAAAGAGGAGTATAAGGATCGTGAGGAATTCTGTGCTGAAGCCAGCCTAGAAAAAACTGAGAAGCTGGCATTGCTTGAATTCGATGCTGGGTAA
- a CDS encoding anaerobic ribonucleoside-triphosphate reductase activating protein yields the protein MNIIGQEKSSFIDYPDKISTVYFTGGCNFRCGYCHNGEIVNNQGRTINEDEILGFLKKRKKFIDAVCISGGEPTLQNDLYEFVLQIKDLGFYVKLDTNGTNPTLLEKLIGENLIDYIAMDVKGPLEKYEMIVRTKVNLEDIKRSIELIQQSQVSYEFRTTVCQELFSREDFINIGKLLQGSKKYYLQNFRDGHTVLAGKNQFTPFDQEALLEIREQLQPYFDQVQVR from the coding sequence ATGAATATAATTGGACAAGAAAAATCATCATTCATTGATTATCCTGATAAAATATCAACGGTTTATTTTACCGGTGGATGTAACTTTCGATGTGGCTACTGCCATAACGGAGAAATTGTCAACAATCAAGGGAGAACAATTAATGAAGATGAGATTCTGGGCTTTTTAAAGAAGCGGAAAAAATTCATCGATGCCGTTTGCATTTCAGGAGGAGAGCCTACTCTACAAAATGACCTATATGAATTTGTTCTTCAGATAAAGGATCTGGGTTTTTACGTGAAGCTAGATACAAACGGAACAAATCCAACTCTTTTGGAAAAGTTAATTGGCGAGAATCTAATAGATTATATTGCTATGGATGTGAAGGGGCCCCTTGAAAAGTATGAAATGATTGTGAGAACAAAGGTGAACTTAGAGGATATAAAGAGGAGCATTGAATTGATACAGCAATCTCAGGTCTCCTATGAATTTCGAACCACAGTTTGCCAAGAGTTATTCTCTAGAGAAGACTTCATAAATATCGGGAAGCTACTACAGGGAAGCAAGAAGTATTATCTGCAGAACTTTAGAGATGGACACACGGTATTAGCTGGTAAAAATCAATTTACCCCATTTGATCAGGAAGCCTTGTTAGAAATAAGAGAACAACTTCAACCTTACTTTGACCAGGTACAGGTTAGATAA
- a CDS encoding DMT family transporter, giving the protein MLYIAMLLSILAGVSLVFARMVNASLAKEVGLLTGTFYNYVVGLFVSLLFLVFSKESSTPFHLSFNIVPLWAYLGGVLGVVVVTVSSYLSPKISAFYLTLLIFIGQLFTGIIIDFFTLNELSIGKVFGGILVLVGLSYNLVLDQNREENPTSFSKVESI; this is encoded by the coding sequence ATGCTCTATATAGCTATGTTGTTATCTATTTTAGCAGGCGTCTCCCTTGTTTTTGCTAGAATGGTAAACGCCAGTCTAGCAAAGGAAGTTGGACTCTTGACGGGCACTTTTTATAATTATGTGGTGGGATTATTTGTTTCATTGCTTTTTTTAGTGTTTAGCAAAGAATCTTCCACCCCCTTCCATCTGTCATTTAACATTGTTCCTTTATGGGCTTATTTAGGTGGGGTTTTGGGAGTTGTGGTTGTGACTGTTTCTAGTTATCTGTCACCTAAAATATCTGCCTTTTATTTAACCTTGCTTATTTTTATTGGTCAATTATTTACAGGAATTATCATTGACTTTTTTACCTTAAATGAACTATCGATAGGCAAAGTATTTGGAGGGATTTTGGTACTTGTGGGATTAAGTTACAACTTAGTATTAGATCAAAACAGAGAAGAGAATCCCACCTCATTTTCTAAGGTTGAAAGCATTTAA
- a CDS encoding DMT family transporter — MNNFTSVFIGALISIMIMFNGTLANTLGNYSSNVIIHMVGFISILVILLVNKTQVIFNGNIPFYLYSAGAIGVFTVLFTNLSFSILGVSIPLALGLLGQSVASIAIDQWGLLGAKAVPFQKKKSVGLLFIILGVIIMTLF, encoded by the coding sequence TTGAACAATTTTACCTCAGTCTTTATAGGAGCATTAATCTCCATAATGATTATGTTTAATGGAACATTAGCTAATACTCTTGGCAATTACAGCTCCAACGTGATTATTCATATGGTTGGATTTATCTCTATTTTAGTGATTTTATTAGTTAACAAAACCCAGGTAATATTTAATGGAAATATCCCTTTCTATTTATATAGTGCTGGTGCCATCGGAGTCTTCACTGTCCTCTTTACTAATCTAAGCTTTTCTATCCTAGGAGTATCCATTCCCCTTGCCTTAGGCTTATTGGGTCAATCTGTTGCTTCTATTGCTATTGACCAGTGGGGATTACTGGGGGCCAAGGCAGTTCCCTTCCAGAAAAAGAAGAGTGTTGGATTGCTATTTATTATATTAGGTGTTATTATAATGACCCTTTTTTAG
- the yeiL gene encoding transcriptional regulator YeiL, translating into MKRVEDPKRLNQYIQRHAMDEIFTQDMRSIMELFLFKKNEHICRESEGIHYIFFFVEGRAKVYTTLSNGKSLLLCFYENFKILGDVEFVGLQNASTNIQVIEDTYCIGIPLERARSYLINDAKFLRFICNSLGGKLNQCAKNSSINLLYPLESRLASYILATGKHTDFNDKDTIEIHENLTELAELLGTSYRHLLRTLNILISKQIIRKSRQTLQVTDRLALEELAGDLYR; encoded by the coding sequence ATGAAAAGAGTTGAAGACCCAAAGCGATTGAACCAGTATATCCAAAGACATGCAATGGATGAAATCTTTACTCAGGACATGAGATCTATTATGGAGCTTTTTCTATTTAAAAAGAACGAGCATATTTGTAGGGAAAGTGAGGGAATTCATTATATTTTTTTCTTTGTTGAGGGGAGAGCAAAGGTTTATACAACCTTGAGCAATGGAAAATCTCTGCTCCTCTGTTTTTATGAGAATTTTAAAATACTGGGGGATGTAGAATTTGTAGGGCTTCAAAATGCTTCAACAAACATACAGGTAATAGAAGATACCTATTGTATTGGAATCCCTTTGGAACGGGCAAGGTCCTACTTAATTAATGATGCTAAATTCTTAAGATTTATCTGTAATTCTCTAGGAGGAAAACTTAATCAATGTGCAAAAAATAGTTCTATAAATTTACTATATCCACTTGAAAGTAGGCTAGCTAGCTATATACTTGCTACAGGGAAGCATACAGACTTCAACGATAAAGATACAATAGAGATTCATGAAAATTTAACTGAGTTAGCAGAATTACTAGGTACAAGCTATAGGCATTTACTAAGAACCCTAAACATCCTTATTTCTAAGCAAATTATAAGGAAAAGTAGACAGACACTGCAGGTAACGGATCGGTTAGCCTTAGAAGAATTAGCAGGTGATTTATACAGATGA
- a CDS encoding flavodoxin family protein, with protein sequence MKTLFDLREKQDGEIYEAIQNLYDEPLKVVRLGEQSITACIGCWNCWLKTPGRCVMKDQMAESYSNYVNSDTVILLMDTAQGFISHQAKAFLDRTIPHYHPYIEIVDGECHHVARYKCYPDMVFYYDNEGLTNQEEQVIEDYLYRTAYHFRSKAYRIVKEGSLQLRFLESRKAKNQVVAFESIEPMEKLVIYNGSPRRSGSNSALILKQTAEALGDRVEIRDLKEGDKWEAWAETFKSEQHVMFFMPLYVHAMPSHVMAFMEKLQASKGNISFFVQSGFPESSQSHYLEAYFEQLAIRLRRTYMGTAIKGGVEGLQVRPVKAQEKMMAPMVKAIVNLVYEGNFSPENIGQLAKPIRLGMGMQIGFKLLGKRLTNAFFWDKQLKKNHAYEKRFDRPYLSLTKESTTV encoded by the coding sequence ATGAAAACTTTGTTTGATCTAAGAGAAAAACAAGATGGTGAAATTTATGAAGCCATCCAAAATCTTTATGATGAACCTTTGAAGGTTGTCAGATTAGGAGAACAATCCATCACTGCATGTATTGGCTGCTGGAACTGTTGGCTCAAGACCCCTGGTAGATGTGTAATGAAGGATCAAATGGCTGAATCCTATTCCAACTATGTAAACAGTGATACTGTGATTTTACTAATGGATACAGCCCAAGGATTTATCAGCCATCAAGCTAAAGCTTTTTTAGACAGAACAATTCCCCACTACCATCCATATATAGAAATTGTAGATGGAGAATGTCATCATGTGGCTAGATATAAGTGCTATCCTGATATGGTATTTTACTATGATAATGAAGGCTTAACAAATCAAGAAGAACAGGTTATTGAGGATTATTTGTATCGTACTGCTTACCACTTTAGATCTAAAGCCTACCGCATCGTGAAAGAGGGTAGTCTACAATTGCGCTTCTTGGAATCAAGGAAGGCCAAAAATCAGGTTGTAGCCTTTGAGTCAATTGAACCCATGGAAAAACTAGTGATTTACAACGGTTCTCCTAGAAGGAGTGGCAGTAATTCAGCACTTATTCTGAAACAAACTGCTGAAGCCCTTGGTGATAGGGTTGAGATTCGTGATTTGAAGGAAGGGGATAAATGGGAGGCGTGGGCAGAGACTTTTAAAAGTGAGCAACATGTTATGTTCTTCATGCCTCTATATGTCCATGCAATGCCTTCCCACGTCATGGCATTCATGGAGAAACTTCAAGCCTCCAAAGGAAACATAAGCTTTTTTGTACAATCAGGTTTTCCTGAAAGTAGCCAATCTCATTATCTCGAGGCATACTTTGAACAATTGGCTATTAGGTTGAGAAGAACTTATATGGGGACAGCCATTAAGGGCGGGGTGGAAGGTTTGCAGGTGAGGCCAGTTAAAGCTCAGGAGAAAATGATGGCACCAATGGTAAAGGCCATTGTCAATTTAGTGTATGAAGGAAACTTTAGCCCAGAAAATATTGGCCAATTGGCCAAGCCGATCCGATTGGGAATGGGTATGCAAATTGGCTTTAAGTTACTCGGCAAGAGATTAACAAACGCTTTCTTTTGGGATAAACAGCTTAAAAAAAATCATGCATATGAAAAACGTTTTGATCGCCCTTACTTATCTTTAACTAAGGAGAGTACAACGGTATAG
- a CDS encoding FAD-dependent oxidoreductase, with the protein MNKKLLVSLLVLLLVFSLIGCSSTDVSQQDNENAFNAGAYTAEAEGMNGPIKVEVTVSDTSIIGITVLESSETVNLGDLAMESLIEDVIKNQSIGIDSVSGATITSEAFLLAVESALLEAGGDLDLLKTAVAKENEGAIVELDADVVVIGAGGSGTAAAVTAAENGAKVIVLEKAAIAGGTTAMGGGFFAADSAQARSLGHEPVDTGYIFEKWMDEMDWLADATLVKQFLELSHTTADWMEGHGIEFEKTKAAVQQSHAEGTNGYHKYNDHTKTSSQLTAMLDKIVADYDASIYYETPATSLITENNEVTGVIASAKDGSTLHISAKSVIVATGGFVGNSDMVTEALNGVSVNASGYNSNVGDGINMAVDAGAAKRGLSAMVTHTFAVDGGNSVEGDYEFMELYQATNSVAYMPIIPWVNASGVRFANEDIVYDRALSGNAVMSQGNYAHFIYNEELLNILETEGARAAGMLDKIAMGPMPEITPMDFGWSKLTEIVGQMVDAGHVVKADTIEELAEKLNMNPDALVETMKKYNADAAEGMDTLYGKDGSHMYAMTEGPYYAFKVTVNNLGTVGGIRINSNFEVVMDEPEKGYSTIVTNLYAAGSDAAGLYSDHYAHAIEGAAQGWAYNSGRLAGARAAENALDIKINLFDK; encoded by the coding sequence ATGAACAAAAAGCTTTTAGTATCTTTATTGGTACTGTTGTTAGTTTTTTCACTGATAGGCTGTTCTAGTACGGATGTATCTCAACAAGATAATGAGAATGCCTTTAATGCTGGTGCTTATACAGCTGAAGCTGAAGGTATGAATGGTCCAATCAAGGTAGAAGTGACAGTAAGTGATACTTCTATTATAGGTATTACAGTGTTGGAATCTTCTGAGACGGTAAATCTTGGCGACCTAGCAATGGAAAGCTTAATAGAAGATGTTATTAAAAATCAGTCTATTGGAATTGATTCTGTAAGTGGTGCAACGATTACTTCCGAGGCCTTTCTATTGGCTGTGGAAAGTGCTTTACTGGAAGCAGGAGGAGATCTTGATCTATTAAAAACAGCTGTAGCAAAAGAAAATGAAGGTGCCATAGTTGAACTAGACGCAGATGTAGTGGTGATTGGTGCTGGTGGTTCTGGAACAGCAGCAGCTGTTACTGCAGCAGAAAATGGTGCTAAGGTCATTGTTTTAGAAAAAGCTGCTATTGCTGGTGGTACAACTGCTATGGGTGGAGGATTTTTTGCAGCAGATAGTGCCCAAGCAAGATCCTTAGGACATGAACCTGTGGATACAGGTTATATATTTGAAAAATGGATGGATGAAATGGATTGGTTAGCTGATGCCACATTGGTCAAGCAGTTTCTTGAGCTTTCCCATACAACTGCAGATTGGATGGAAGGACATGGGATAGAATTTGAAAAAACTAAAGCGGCTGTTCAACAATCTCATGCAGAGGGAACTAATGGGTATCATAAATATAATGATCATACCAAGACTTCTTCTCAATTAACGGCAATGTTGGATAAAATTGTAGCAGATTATGATGCATCTATCTATTATGAAACACCTGCTACTAGCCTGATAACAGAAAATAACGAAGTAACTGGCGTGATTGCTAGTGCAAAAGATGGTTCTACATTACACATATCTGCAAAATCAGTTATCGTCGCTACTGGTGGATTTGTGGGTAATTCCGATATGGTAACAGAAGCTTTAAATGGCGTTAGTGTAAATGCATCAGGATATAACTCTAATGTTGGAGATGGAATTAATATGGCAGTAGATGCTGGTGCAGCCAAGCGTGGATTATCTGCTATGGTAACCCATACCTTTGCTGTAGACGGTGGTAATTCTGTTGAAGGTGATTATGAATTTATGGAGTTATATCAAGCAACGAATTCTGTTGCATACATGCCTATTATTCCTTGGGTAAACGCAAGTGGTGTTCGTTTTGCTAACGAAGACATCGTATATGATCGAGCATTATCCGGTAATGCTGTTATGTCACAAGGAAACTATGCACATTTTATATATAATGAAGAATTACTAAACATATTAGAAACAGAAGGTGCTAGAGCAGCTGGAATGCTAGATAAGATTGCTATGGGGCCTATGCCTGAAATCACCCCTATGGACTTTGGATGGAGTAAGCTTACTGAGATTGTGGGACAAATGGTGGATGCAGGTCATGTTGTCAAAGCCGATACAATTGAAGAACTTGCTGAAAAACTTAATATGAATCCAGATGCACTAGTCGAGACGATGAAAAAATATAATGCTGATGCAGCTGAAGGTATGGATACACTGTATGGAAAAGATGGCAGCCATATGTATGCAATGACAGAAGGTCCATATTATGCATTCAAGGTAACTGTAAACAACTTAGGTACTGTTGGTGGTATTCGCATTAACTCTAACTTTGAAGTTGTTATGGATGAGCCAGAAAAAGGATATAGTACAATCGTTACAAATCTATATGCTGCTGGATCCGATGCTGCAGGACTTTATTCAGATCATTATGCACACGCCATAGAAGGTGCTGCCCAAGGTTGGGCATATAACTCTGGTCGTTTAGCAGGAGCTAGAGCCGCTGAAAATGCTTTGGATATTAAGATTAACTTATTCGATAAATAA
- a CDS encoding MerR family transcriptional regulator, giving the protein MKYKVNDVKRILNLSKDTLRYFDNKRLISSMRDENNYRYFKCEDINKIFAYKMYRSLLFNMKDAEKLVSGDSVETQKTMLKNQLQFIESEQDYLNRAKKHIEMLAEKLEKWGRSKDGFEIVTSHNCYYHCNQTDEHFIKSEEVFTNTYKFLNHMPDLWPAFSYNIDCKETPYRFSYGYASYATESHPVEELLHLPAVRSLYKLFTIEDNLKEKVHDIMKEAENFCNKKSYNIKGKAYGNMLHEMIEDTGPSRLFDIYIPIE; this is encoded by the coding sequence ATGAAATATAAAGTAAATGATGTAAAACGTATATTAAACCTAAGCAAAGATACCCTAAGATATTTTGATAATAAACGGTTGATTTCTTCTATGAGGGATGAAAATAATTATAGGTATTTTAAGTGTGAGGATATCAATAAAATATTTGCGTATAAAATGTATCGTTCATTATTATTTAATATGAAGGATGCAGAAAAATTAGTTAGTGGCGATTCTGTAGAAACGCAAAAAACAATGCTTAAAAATCAACTGCAGTTTATAGAGTCAGAGCAGGATTATTTAAATAGGGCAAAAAAGCATATTGAAATGTTAGCAGAAAAGCTAGAGAAATGGGGAAGATCAAAAGATGGATTTGAAATCGTTACTTCCCACAATTGTTATTACCACTGTAATCAAACTGATGAGCATTTTATAAAATCGGAAGAAGTCTTTACTAACACCTATAAATTTTTAAATCATATGCCAGACTTGTGGCCTGCTTTTAGTTATAATATTGATTGCAAAGAAACACCATATCGTTTTAGCTATGGATATGCATCCTATGCCACCGAAAGTCATCCTGTAGAGGAGCTTTTGCATCTGCCGGCTGTAAGATCTTTGTATAAATTATTTACAATAGAAGATAACTTGAAAGAAAAAGTTCATGATATTATGAAAGAAGCAGAAAATTTTTGCAATAAGAAAAGCTATAACATCAAGGGTAAGGCTTACGGGAATATGCTTCATGAAATGATAGAGGATACTGGACCTAGCCGATTGTTTGATATTTATATTCCTATAGAATAA
- a CDS encoding ABC transporter substrate-binding protein: MSTRKIFSVIIVLLMVSAIVLTGCQGSSDLTKIQVMEVTHSVFYAPQYVALSEGFFEEEGLDVELIDGQGADKVMAALLSNQVEIGFMGPEASVYVYNQGMDDHAVNFAQLTQRDGSFIVAREPNPNFTLEDLRGKEILGGRRGGMPNMTLEYVLKNNGLIPGEDLNVRTDIQFGVMAGAFAGGEGDYTTLFEPTASQMEKDGLGYVVASVGEESGYIPYTVYSARKSYMEKNPEIIQSFSNAIYKGMLWVESHSAEEIAKSIQPHFPDADLEILTTVSERYRSIGAWAPDLVLTPEGLDTLQDIMMEAGELDKKAPYDTIVNTDFARNAMEK; this comes from the coding sequence GTGTCTACAAGAAAGATTTTCTCTGTTATCATTGTTTTGCTTATGGTCTCTGCTATTGTACTAACAGGATGCCAAGGCAGCTCTGACTTAACTAAGATCCAAGTAATGGAGGTAACACATTCTGTTTTTTATGCACCGCAGTACGTTGCCTTATCAGAAGGTTTCTTTGAGGAAGAAGGCCTGGATGTTGAACTCATTGACGGACAAGGTGCCGATAAAGTTATGGCAGCGCTGTTGAGCAATCAGGTTGAAATTGGCTTCATGGGTCCTGAGGCTTCTGTCTATGTCTACAATCAAGGAATGGATGATCACGCAGTTAACTTTGCCCAATTAACACAACGGGATGGTTCCTTTATCGTGGCTAGAGAACCCAATCCTAATTTTACTCTTGAGGACCTTAGAGGCAAAGAGATTCTAGGGGGACGTAGAGGTGGTATGCCCAATATGACTTTAGAATATGTTTTAAAGAATAATGGATTGATACCTGGTGAAGACCTTAATGTTCGTACAGACATCCAGTTTGGCGTCATGGCAGGGGCCTTTGCAGGGGGAGAAGGAGATTATACAACATTATTTGAGCCTACAGCTTCTCAAATGGAAAAAGACGGGCTAGGCTATGTGGTCGCTTCTGTTGGAGAAGAAAGTGGTTATATTCCATACACGGTTTATAGCGCAAGAAAGAGTTATATGGAAAAGAATCCTGAGATTATTCAAAGTTTTTCAAATGCCATCTATAAAGGGATGCTCTGGGTTGAAAGTCATAGTGCTGAAGAAATTGCAAAGTCAATCCAACCTCACTTCCCAGATGCAGACTTGGAGATTTTGACCACTGTATCGGAGCGTTATCGGTCCATTGGTGCCTGGGCTCCAGATCTTGTGTTAACGCCTGAAGGACTAGACACACTACAAGATATCATGATGGAAGCAGGAGAGTTAGACAAAAAGGCTCCCTATGATACCATTGTGAATACTGACTTTGCTAGAAATGCAATGGAGAAGTAG
- the pgsA gene encoding CDP-diacylglycerol--glycerol-3-phosphate 3-phosphatidyltransferase, whose protein sequence is MNFPNILTTLRFGLVPLFIVTFFSDSPNNVLHSAYIFIFAGFTDVLDGYIARKYNAITKWGQAMDPLADKAMQLTVLLCFTIRGIIPMWAITIIGIKELLMIGGAAFLYIQKDKIVVPSNSYGKLATILFYVAILAIVFGFSYGRELMMMVIIITAYAFVRYLMEALKQMKANKEKINLN, encoded by the coding sequence ATGAATTTTCCTAATATACTAACGACCTTACGATTTGGACTTGTCCCTTTATTTATTGTCACCTTTTTTTCGGATTCACCCAATAATGTATTGCATTCCGCTTATATATTTATTTTTGCTGGATTCACGGATGTACTAGATGGCTACATTGCTAGAAAATATAATGCAATTACAAAATGGGGCCAAGCCATGGATCCCTTAGCCGATAAAGCCATGCAACTTACAGTGCTCCTATGCTTTACAATCAGAGGGATTATCCCTATGTGGGCAATTACTATTATTGGAATTAAAGAGTTATTGATGATTGGTGGCGCTGCTTTTTTGTATATCCAAAAGGATAAGATTGTGGTACCCTCAAATTCCTATGGAAAGTTAGCCACAATTCTTTTTTATGTTGCCATCTTAGCCATCGTATTCGGATTTTCATATGGAAGAGAATTAATGATGATGGTTATTATCATTACTGCCTATGCTTTTGTTCGCTATTTAATGGAGGCATTAAAGCAAATGAAAGCAAATAAAGAAAAGATAAATCTAAATTGA